ACACCGGTTACAACAAATCCTCTTCCACTTACAGTGAATCCAACTGCGTTTGACCGAGCAGCTCCTTCGAAGTCAGTTTTTCTTGTCCACAAATCAGTTACAGGGTTATATTCCCATACAGTAGAGATTATAGTGTTGTCATCACCAGTTGTAATATACCCAAGTCCATTAATTACGAATGCAACAGCATTTGCTCTTACTATGGAGGTATAATTATCATCATACGATTCATTCGAATCGTTGGCAATGTCTCTTTTCTTGGTCCAAGTATCGGTCGAGGCATCGTAAGCCCAGAAATC
The nucleotide sequence above comes from Williamwhitmania sp.. Encoded proteins:
- a CDS encoding kelch repeat-containing protein, which codes for GGYDGNYLKDLWQYDPSTNTWAQKTSLPGSKRMNAVAFVINDIAYVCTGTQNATHPADFWAYDASTDTWTKKRDIANDSNESYDDNYTSIVRANAVAFVINGLGYITTGDDNTIISTVWEYNPVTDLWTRKTDFEGAARSNAVGFTVSGRGFVVTGVSGSTYLDDIWEFLPYDTYNANDK